The segment TTCCATGGGATCAGCCTGTACCCCTCCACTGTCGCAGGCCGCATTTCGTGGTTTCCGTGTATCATCAGATAGGTCATCCGGGTGCGGGATACGCCTGTTTTTCTGGCAATGTCCCGTTCGTCGCCAAAGTAATTCAATCCCGCATCACCCAGTACGATCATAACATCGTCCCGCTTTGTACCCATAACAGAGCAGAAGTCTCCAATCTGCCGGAAATCCCCGTGAGTATCTCCTGTAACATATACCGCCATTGTGTCGCCGCCTCCAATCTGCTCAGCTATCCTCTAATCCCACAGGTCGTAAAACCATTTCGAAAACAGGTCAAATGCCTTATTCTTGCATTCTTCCCTGTATTGTTCCAGTTTCTTCTCTTCTTCGTCATATCTCTTGCAGAGTTCTTTATATTCCGGCAGTTCGCGCATGCCGTGGTAGGTAATGACATTCTGCTCGCTGTCACGTTTCCGCTCTTCCGGCGTCCTCAGTTTCTCCCCAAGCAGCCCGTATTTGTCCATAAACAGCGAAAATGCCTTGGAATGCTCTTCTTCATATGGATTTTTGCACCTGCACTGTCTTTCATCCGCCTCCCGGAACAGAAAAATCATTTCATCCAGGATCCGATCCCACTCGCCGTGGCAGGTATCATTGACCAGGAACCCTTCCTCATTTTGGTAATTCTCTCCCAGTATGCCGGGGCTTCCGTGACGGCATTTCTTATATTCCTCCAGCATATCCGGGACGACATCCAGGAACCAGTCCCGGATGCTCCACAGATCCTTTCCGCAGTATCCTTTCGTAATCCTTTGTCTGCAGCAGCGCAGATCCAGACGGAACTGCCTCACGATTGCCTTCCAGTCCTTTTTGTATTTGTACCATCGGTAAGGCTCCCGGTCCCAAACATTTCTCATTTGGCGCTCACTCTCTTTCTGTAACCTGGTAAATACCATCATTATACTATAAATGGGCGCAAAATACATTGAACCACAGGTTGAATTGTCGCTGTCGCTGTGGATTCATAAGCACCGGAATGCTTCACAGGAATACTTGATTTTGGATCCATCGCCGGGTAGAATACCCCTATAGAATCAATCGAAAGGAAGTGATCACCGTGAATCTGACTGCCATCAGCCGCTATATCAGCCTGATCCTGCGCCATAAGCCGGAAGTCATCGGCATTACCCTGAACGAACACGGGTGGGCCGACGTAAATGCGCTGATCCGGGGGATTAGGGAAACCAGGGAACCCGCCTTCTCCAAGGAACTGCTGGACGAAATCGTCCGCACCGACAGCAAACAGCGCTATGCTTACAATGAAGACCATTCATTGATCCGGGCCAGCCAGGGCCACTCCATTCCCGTGGATGTGGAGCTGACGCAGGCCATGCCGCCGGAGTTCCTCTGGCACGGCACAGGGGAGAAATATACGGCTTCCATTGAGAAAACCGGCCTGATCCCCAAAAGCCGGCTTTACGTCCATCTTTCCAAGGATATGGATACAGCCATTGCCGTAGGAAAACGGCATGGAAAACCTGTTGTTTATCAGGTCAGCGCTGGGCGTATGGCGCGGGCCGGTTACGCCTTCTATCTTTCCGCAAACGGTGTATGGTTGACAAAGGAAGTTCCCACAGAATTTTTTCAAAGACTTCCGCAGGAAATTTAAACCGGCTATAAAAAAGATACGGGAGCTGCATCCGCGCTGCTCCCGCACCTTTTTGCTTCCAGTATGCTATGATTCCGCTTATCAGCCATCACTCTGATTCGGAAACAGCGGCAAACTCTGCATATCCCGTCTCATATTCCACATAAATTGTGGACGTATCATTGGAAACATATATCTTCTGACCCACCTCAACACGGCTTCCGCACCAATCCTCCGCAGGTTCCTGTCTATTGTCTACTTCTTTTACTTCGCCAACCTGCTCATAACCATCCGGAAGTGGATGATCAAATCCATCCGCCGTATAGAAATAAATTACCCCATTGTACATAATCTGCGGACGCTGCACCTCTCCGGATGGATACCCGGTCGGAGTCGGTTCATCATGATTGGGGTTACAGCCGCTTAAGCCGAGCAGGCAAAGCATGATCAAAAGAATTTCTATTCTCTTTTTCATACGATTGATTCCTCCAGAATGTCTAATTTGTGAACCGTCTTATTCCCAGGTAAATAGAAAATCAAAAGCGAGATGTACCGTTCTTATAATCAAATAAAATCAGGCCGCACTCTTTACAGATAAAGCCTGGAAAATCTGTTCCCGTAAATGCCTTTCGGGCAATCATAACATCATCCTCACACTCAGGATTTAATGAAATTTTATGTTTTCTTTTGTTAAATGCGACAATCTTCGATGTCTGTAAATAACCCGGCTTCATATCTTTTCCACACTTAGGACATTTCATCAGCATTACTCCTTTTTGCTCATCAATGAACTGTGAGCTAGTTGTTTTTCTCTTTCCAAAAACACCCCATAGAAATAATTCCAAAACCTACAACTCCCAGCGTATAAGCCCAAAAATTATTTGTGCTAAGTG is part of the Clostridium sp. M62/1 genome and harbors:
- a CDS encoding RNA 2'-phosphotransferase, whose product is MTVNLTAISRYISLILRHKPEVIGITLNEHGWADVNALIRGIRETREPAFSKELLDEIVRTDSKQRYAYNEDHSLIRASQGHSIPVDVELTQAMPPEFLWHGTGEKYTASIEKTGLIPKSRLYVHLSKDMDTAIAVGKRHGKPVVYQVSAGRMARAGYAFYLSANGVWLTKEVPTEFFQRLPQEI
- a CDS encoding PF20097 family protein, with product MELFLWGVFGKRKTTSSQFIDEQKGVMLMKCPKCGKDMKPGYLQTSKIVAFNKRKHKISLNPECEDDVMIARKAFTGTDFPGFICKECGLILFDYKNGTSRF